The nucleotide sequence AATTTATTGGCGTAGCAGGCCGCAATTGGGCCTATGCGGGGAAGGCATTCACGCTCTATGACCATATTGCACGGCCTAACGAAAACATAGTAGCCATCGTCCAGGGCACTCACAGTAATCCATTCGGTAGCTATTTGGGGATGGTGAGTGCAACGTCGTTACATCCGGGCGGAGTGAATATCGGGCGTTTGGATGGAGCCATTGAGTTTGTGAGCGAAGAGGTCGACCTTACCGTGTTTCGCAGGCTAGGTTCGATAGGAAAGTAAACCCGCTGCATTAGCTTCGTAAATGACTTGGCGTCTATACGTACAAAATATAGATTGGCCTCGCATTGAAGGGCGGTCCTTCAATTACGGAGTCCTGTAAGACCAGGTCGCCGCGCGATCCAGAGCCTTTGAACAAAGATTCGGAGATTACTCCCATTACGACGCTGCGACGCCAAGCCCGAGCGACGCTGGATACGCTGCGAGATCAATTGATGCAGGATCGGGGCGTCCACTCGCACTGGACCGGAACCTTGTCGCCGTCGGCTTTGGGAACAGCGACCGCGGTCAGCGCGATGTCCGCATTGTTGATGGATCGCCAGAACCAATCACCGGACGCAACAGGACCGCTGTTTGGTTCACATCACGTTGCACCGGAGCTGACGGCGGCCAACGTGACCGAGTCGGTCGGTCGAGGCATCGCCTATTTGGCAACGCAGCAGAACAGCGATGGCGGCTTCGGCGACACCGACCGCAGCCTGTCCAACATCGCGACCAGCTATCTGGTTCTAGCGGCATCGGAATTGGCAGCCCAAGCTCTCGGGCCGGGAAACGGTCTATCCAGTGGTGTTTTGAAACGACTGCAAGGCTACATCGATCGAACCGGTGGATTGGATGCACTTCGGCGACGTTACGGAAAGGACAAGACGTTCGTCGTCCCGATCATGACGAATCTGGCCATCGCTGGCTTGCTGGATTGGGGACACATTCCGGCGTTACCGTTCGAAGCGGCGGTGTTTCCACAGTCGATGTATCGATTCCTGCAGATGCCGGTGGTCAGCTATGCGGTCCCGGCGTTGGTGGCGATGGGACAGGCTCGTTTTCTGCTGGGGCCCAAGCCGTTGCCTCCGGTGCGTTGGATTCGTTCGGCCAGCGTGGACCGTACGATGGAAGTTTTGCGAGACATGCAGCCCGAAAGCGGTGGCTATTTAGAAGCAACACCCTTGACCGCATTCGTGGTGATGAGTCTGGCGGCGACCGGACGCAGCAATGTGACGGTCGCGCGACAGGGGCTGTTGTTTCTGTTGCGTTCGATGACCGACGAAGGCAGTTGGCCGATCGATACGAATCTGGCCACATGGGTTACGTCGCTATCAGTGTTGGCTTTGTCGACCGATGATTCGGACGACCAACGTTGGTGCGACGAAGCTTGGGTCGATTGGCATTTGGAATGCCAACACCGCAAGCGTCATCCGTTCACAGGTGCCGAGCCCGGCGGCTGGGGATGGACGGACCTGTCGGGTGCAGTGCCCGACAGCGATGACACCCCGGCGGCGATTCTGGCGTTGTGCCGTGCCCGTGAATCGGTCGCTCTGGCGAAGCAGCAAGACATCGACCGCGCGGTGATGGACGGTGTCCTTTGGCTGATCCGTCTGCAGAACCGCAACGGTGGCTGGCCGACGTTTTGCCGAGGCTGGGGCAAACTGCCGTTCGACCGCAGCAGCACCGACTTGACCGCCCATGCGATTCGCGCGTTGCAGGCGGCGGTGGCCACCGGATCGATCAAGGACGAAAACTTGAACCGCGCGATCGACGCGGCCGTGGCGTTTGGGCTTCGCTTCTTGCGACGCCAACACCGCGACGACGGATCTTGGACGCCCCTGTGGTTTGGTAACCAAGACCGCGACGACGAAGAAAATCCGGTTTACGGGACCGCTCGCGTATTGGTCTGCATCGCGGACCAGTGGAAACGCCAATCGGAACAAGCGGCCGAACCGAACCGGCCCACGACGCCGCGGATGGGGCTGAAAGAATTGACGTCGATGCTTGCCAAAGGCACCCGTTGGCTGATCGACCACCAGAACGACGACGGAGGCTGGGGGGGCGGTGAATCCGTCGGCCGTTTCCATGCAGCCGATTGGAACAATCGTGGCGAAGGAACATCGGTCCGGCGTGACGTCACCGTTTCGACCGTGCCGGGGGCCGTCGAAAGTTCGATCGAAGAAACCGCCCAGGCCGTCGAAGCCCTCGGTCGTGTGCTGATTCAGACCGCAGAAATTGGCGAAGACGACGATCCGCGGCAATCCGCCGGAATTGACCGCACAGCTTGCCTGGCCGCGATCACCCGCGGCGCCGGCTTTCTGGTGGACCGATGGCAGGCCGACACGACGCCGGAGCCCTGGCCGATCGGCTTCTATTTTGCAAAGCTTTGGTACCACGAGCGACTGTATCCGATCGTTTTCAGCATCGCGGCGTTGGCGACTTTCCTGCGATCAATTGCCCCGGATTCAACGGAAATGGGCCGCAAGCCGGGCTAGCCCTCGATAGAATGGTCGCATCCAGCGACGCCCGTTTCAGGTCGCCGCGCATGAATGACCCGCCATCCGAAACCGGCCAAGGTTCCCGAATCTTCGACCGCCCGCCTGTCACCCACGATCACCGCACCGATCACGATCCGCTTTTTGTCCACGCCGGGCGCGGTCGGCGCACCAGCGGGTCGCCCGCCATCGGGTTGGCAGACGAATCGCCCCGATGATCATTTGGTTTTCGCTTCCAGAGTTCACCAACAAAAGGAAATCGGTTTGTCCACAGGACTCCGCCCCAGCGAAGTATCCGGAGCCGCGACGGCCAGTCCGGTTGCTCCGTCGAACGAGCCCAAAGGCCGGCGAAAAACCAGTCACCTAAAAGAAGTCCCGCCGACGTTGGAATTGCGGGAAAGTTTGCGAGCACGCTGTGCCGAAGTCGCCGCGCGGTTGCCCCGCGACGCACCGCTGACCAAAGACGAAATGGAACTCGTCGCCCGACAAACGTTACAAGAAGCCGATCTGCCGGAATCCTACGTCGGTTGGATGATGGTGATGCTTAGCAGTGAGTTTTGGCGCGACCAGCTGGCGTCGGTCCCACCGGAACGCCGACTGTTTCTGCTGCCGCACTGCTTGAAACACGCCGAAGGCTGTCCGGCGGATTACGACCAGTTCGGCATGAACTGTAAAGAATGTGGGGCTTGCAGCATCGCGGATTTCCGTGGTCTTGCCGAAGACATGGGCTATCGCGTGTTGGTCGCCGAAGGTTCACCGGTGGTGATGAAAATCATCGTCGGCGGCTATGTCGACGCGGTCATCGGTGTGGCCTGCTTGAACGTTTTGGAAAAGGCGATCGATAAAGTCTTGTTGGCCGGGATCCCGTGCATGGCGGTTCCGCTGTTGTCCAGCGATTGCCGGAACACCAAAGTCGACGAGCCTTGGGTCGATGCGATGATTCGCACGCCCTATCAACCGGCCAAGGCAAAGACACGCAGCTATGTGCACTTGATGCGTGCGGCCAGCGAATTGTGTGGTCCCGAATCGTTGAACCAGTTGGCCCCCCGCTTGCGCGCCGACTTGAGCCTGGGCGAACAGGCGGTCAGCCGTGAACAAGTTCAAACGATCGACCCGATCGCCGCGACCGAACACATCGCGTACGACTTTTTGCATCGCGGCGGAAAACACTCGCGTCCCTTCATCACGTTGGCTTCGTACGACGCGATGACCGGCGGCAAATTGACCGAAGCCGCGGACCACGGTGACGCCAATGCCGATGATTCGCCAAGCGACGCGCAGCGAACGCTGAATTCGATTCCCGAAGCCGTTCGACGCGCGGCACTGTGCATCGAAACCTTTCACAAAGCCAGCTTGGTCCACGACGACATCGAAGACGATGATGCGTACCGATACGGCCAATTGGCCGTGCACCGACGGTTCGGACTTTCGACGGCGATCAACGTCGGCGACTATCTGATTGGCCTGGGCTATCGACTGCTCAGCCGACGTGGCACCGACGACTCCGATGCATCGATCGATGACGCGGCACGCTTGGACGTGCTGGACAACTTGGCCGCCGCACACACGCGATTGTCCGAAGGCCAGGGTGCCGAATTGCTGTGGCGGGACACCATGGACCGCAGCCTGGAACCGATCGACGCGTTGAAGGTCTATGCCCTGAAGACGTCGCCCGCGTTCGAAGCCGCCCTGTTCAGCGGCATCCGCTTGGCCGGCGACGCGACCGAGTATGTCGAACCGATCCGCAAGTTTTGCCGGAACCTGGGCGTTGCCTTTCAGATCCTGAATGACATCGGCGATTTCAGCGACCCCGACAACAAGGTCGTCGGGGGCGGCGACGTCTTGGGCGGCCGGCCGACGTTGCTGTACGCATTGGCACTGCAATCACTGGATGATCGCGATTCACGGCGGCTGATGGAACTGGCGACTCCGCGGGAAGACGCGATGGAAAAAGAAAATTCCGAACGTCTTGCCGAAATCCGGCGGCTTTATCATCGCGGTGACGTTTTCAGTACTGCGATGACGCTGGTCGACAAGCACCAGGCACGTGCCGAACAGGTCGCCGATGAAATCAGCCCTGACTCGTTACGCCGTTTGTTGTATTTCTTGGTCGATACGGTTTTGCAGCGGCCCGATTTGCCGTCACCCGACGTCGTATCGTTGGGCTCGCTGCCCGTCACCGCATCCGGAAACGTTTCCACGACCTGATTGGGTGTTTGCATGACCAACGGTATCGCCACACCGGACGACGATTCCAATGCCTCGGGTCGGTCCGCCTGTCCGACCATCGAGCTGACCGAGTTGCTGGCGGAGTTCTACGACTTGGACGCCGTCGGTTCACAGTTGGGGGACTTCAGCAATGCCCACACGATTCCCGAACCTTACAACGGGATTCTGAATCACTGCGAACACATGACCGAGACGGTGGAGGCCTATCACGGCGAACCCGTCGACGTTCATGTGCAGCGATGCCATAAACGCGACAACTGGTATTGCCGCGAAATCCTGTTGGCCACGCGTCAAAGCCATCGGATCGCACTTTACGGAATCGTTCGTCTGCGCATCGATGCGTTGCAACCGGAATGTTGGCGTCGTATCGAAGAACAGGCGACGCCGCTGGGCAAAGTGCTGATCGAACACAACGTGCATCGGGACGTCCAGTTATGCCAGTTGTGGAAAGTCCAAGCGGGCCCCTGCCTGTCAACAATGATGCGGACCCAAGTGGGCGATACCATGTACGGTCGCACCGC is from Crateriforma conspicua and encodes:
- a CDS encoding prenyltransferase/squalene oxidase repeat-containing protein; its protein translation is MQDRGVHSHWTGTLSPSALGTATAVSAMSALLMDRQNQSPDATGPLFGSHHVAPELTAANVTESVGRGIAYLATQQNSDGGFGDTDRSLSNIATSYLVLAASELAAQALGPGNGLSSGVLKRLQGYIDRTGGLDALRRRYGKDKTFVVPIMTNLAIAGLLDWGHIPALPFEAAVFPQSMYRFLQMPVVSYAVPALVAMGQARFLLGPKPLPPVRWIRSASVDRTMEVLRDMQPESGGYLEATPLTAFVVMSLAATGRSNVTVARQGLLFLLRSMTDEGSWPIDTNLATWVTSLSVLALSTDDSDDQRWCDEAWVDWHLECQHRKRHPFTGAEPGGWGWTDLSGAVPDSDDTPAAILALCRARESVALAKQQDIDRAVMDGVLWLIRLQNRNGGWPTFCRGWGKLPFDRSSTDLTAHAIRALQAAVATGSIKDENLNRAIDAAVAFGLRFLRRQHRDDGSWTPLWFGNQDRDDEENPVYGTARVLVCIADQWKRQSEQAAEPNRPTTPRMGLKELTSMLAKGTRWLIDHQNDDGGWGGGESVGRFHAADWNNRGEGTSVRRDVTVSTVPGAVESSIEETAQAVEALGRVLIQTAEIGEDDDPRQSAGIDRTACLAAITRGAGFLVDRWQADTTPEPWPIGFYFAKLWYHERLYPIVFSIAALATFLRSIAPDSTEMGRKPG
- a CDS encoding polyprenyl synthetase family protein, translated to MTRHPKPAKVPESSTARLSPTITAPITIRFLSTPGAVGAPAGRPPSGWQTNRPDDHLVFASRVHQQKEIGLSTGLRPSEVSGAATASPVAPSNEPKGRRKTSHLKEVPPTLELRESLRARCAEVAARLPRDAPLTKDEMELVARQTLQEADLPESYVGWMMVMLSSEFWRDQLASVPPERRLFLLPHCLKHAEGCPADYDQFGMNCKECGACSIADFRGLAEDMGYRVLVAEGSPVVMKIIVGGYVDAVIGVACLNVLEKAIDKVLLAGIPCMAVPLLSSDCRNTKVDEPWVDAMIRTPYQPAKAKTRSYVHLMRAASELCGPESLNQLAPRLRADLSLGEQAVSREQVQTIDPIAATEHIAYDFLHRGGKHSRPFITLASYDAMTGGKLTEAADHGDANADDSPSDAQRTLNSIPEAVRRAALCIETFHKASLVHDDIEDDDAYRYGQLAVHRRFGLSTAINVGDYLIGLGYRLLSRRGTDDSDASIDDAARLDVLDNLAAAHTRLSEGQGAELLWRDTMDRSLEPIDALKVYALKTSPAFEAALFSGIRLAGDATEYVEPIRKFCRNLGVAFQILNDIGDFSDPDNKVVGGGDVLGGRPTLLYALALQSLDDRDSRRLMELATPREDAMEKENSERLAEIRRLYHRGDVFSTAMTLVDKHQARAEQVADEISPDSLRRLLYFLVDTVLQRPDLPSPDVVSLGSLPVTASGNVSTT